The Pseudomonas sp. MM223 genome segment AGCACCAGCGCCCTGCGGAATCATCACGGTGACGCCAGAATCTTCAGGCAGCGTCTGCGCTTGCGCGGTGCCCGTGTTATAGCCACCCGCCGAGCGGTTGGCCGTCACGCGCTCGCTGTTGGACACGCGGGTGCTCGAATCGACCACCGGTATATTGCCACGCGGGACGCTGGAGCACCCCTGGAGCACAGCCAACGCCGTCACGGCAGGAAACAGCCACTTGTTCACGTCACACCTCATCAATGCAGCCTGTGCTTAATTCATCCAGCCTTTGACCCAGTCCATGACCGACTCTGCAGGATTCTGCTCGCCGCCACAGGTCGCGCCGGCAGGCGGTTCACTCCCGCGAATATACGGCATCTGCACCGCTCCCGGACAGCTGCCATCAGACCCTTGGCCACTGTACGGGTCAATCCAGGCCTGCACCACGTTGTCGGGCTGCGGCATATCCAGCGGCAGCGGGTCGGCCTTCTTCATGAAGCTGGTCCACACCTGCAGGGCACCGGTTGCACCGGTAAATGGCGTCTTGCCGTTATCGTCACGGCCCATCCACACCACGGCCAGCAGGTCCTGGCTGAACCCGGAGAACCAGCTGTCACGCGAGTCGTTACTGGTACCGGTCTTACCCGCCAGGGTCAGCGAGCGGGGCAAGGTGTTGTACACCGAACGCCCGGTACCTTCGCGCATTACCCGCTGCATGGCGTTCTGCACCAGGTAGATGGCTCCCGGGTCGAAGGTTTGCTGAATCTGGAACGGGTAGCGCTTGAGCGGCTCGCCCTCGGCGGTCAGCACACTGCGGATACCGCGCATCGGGGTGTTGAAGCCACCGTTGGCGATGGTCTGATACATGGTCGCAACCTGCATCGGCGACATGCCACCGGCGCCCAGCAACATGGCCGGGAAGGCTGGCCAGTCGACATTCACCCCCAGCCGGCCAATGGTCTTGATCACATTGGGCACGCCCACTTCCAGGCCGAGCTTGGCGGTCGACAGGTTGTACGAGTTGGCAAGCCCCTGGTACAGGTAGATGGTGCCATGCGGTCGGCGGTCATAGTTTTGTGGGCGCCAGACCTGGCCATCGGCACCCTTGACCGAAAATGGTTCGTCCTGCACCCAACTGGTCAGGGTGTACTTGCTCGGCTGCTCCAGCGCCGTCAGGTACACCGACGGCTTGACCAGCGAGCCGATCGGCCGCACCGCGTCGATGGCCCGGTTAAAGCCGGCGAAGCCTGCCTGGCGGCTACCGATCAGCGCCTGGACCTCACCGGTTTCCGGGTTGGTCACGACCATGGCCGACTCCACCTCGTCAGCACCTTTGCGCCCCGACAGGCGCTTGAAGGTCTCGCTCATCGAGGTTTCGGCCTTCATCTGCAGGATCGGGTCGAAGCTGGTGAAAATACGCAGGCCTTCTTCGGTCAAGTCTTCGTCGCGATAGTCCTGGCGCAGCTGACGCTTGACCAGGTCGAGGAAGGCCGGGAACGAGCTGTCGGCCAGGCTGCCGCGCTTGGTCACGCCCAGTGGCATCTTCTTCGCTGCATCGACTTCGGCCTGGCTGGCAACGCCCTGCTCGGCCACCAGGTCGAGCACCAGGTTACGGCGGGCCAGGGCGCGGTCAGGGTAACGCCGTGGGTTGTAGTAGGACGGCCCTTTGACCATGCCCACCAGCAAGGCGATCTGGTGCAGTTTCAGCTCCGAGAGTGGTTGGCTGAAGAAGAACTGGCTGGCAAGGCCGAAGCCGTGCACTGCACGCTGGCCATCCTGGCCGACGAACACCTCGTTCAGGTAGGCCTCGAGAATCTCGCGTTTGTCGTAGTGCAATTCAAGCAGCATGGCCATCATGGCCTCGGTCAGCTTGCGGCTGAGGCTGCGTTCGCTGCTGAGGTAGAAGTTCTTCACCAACTGCTGGGTCAGGGTACTGCCGCCCTGGCGCATCGAGCCTGACGAGGTGTTGACCCACATGGCTCGGGCGATGGACTTGGGCGACACGCCGTAGTGGCTATAGAAGTCGCGGTCTTCGGTCGCCACCAGGGTTTCGAGCAAGTACTTGGGTACCTGGTCGATCTTGATCAGGATGCGGTCTTCGAGGTTTTTCGGGTAGATACCGCCGATCATCAGCGGTTCAAGCCGCACCACGTCGAGCGCCTTGCCGTTGGCAGCGGAAAGGCCCGCCACGTAATCGCCCGAGAAACGCACGCGTACAAACTGCGCCGGCTCCATGCCCTCGTAGAACTGGAAGCCGCGGGTATTGAGGTCGACGGTGTTACCGTTGACCGCCGCCGCACCCGGGCCGTTGGCCGCGCTTTCACGCCGGTAGCCGAGCGCGTCGAGTTCGGTAAGGAAGTCGCTCTTGCTCAGTTTCTGACCAGTGAACAGCTCCAGCGGCCGGGCATACACCTTGGCAGGGATGGTCCAGCGCTTGCCAGAGAACTTCTCCTGGACAACGGCATCGAGGTAAACCGCGAAGCCGGCAACGATCACCAGGCCTACCAGGCTGAGCTTCAAAGCCCAGCCCAGCCAGGCGCGAGAGCGGCCGGTCGGGCGTTTCTGAGGGGTACGGGGATTTCGGGTTCGGGTCATGGCGGCGGATTATACGCACTTTATAAAGGCTGGGCAGACGGCCCGGCGGTAGGCAGGGACGGCACCATTGACCATAATGGCGCATTCGAATTCCCTGCCCCGGATGGATTTCCCGTGAGCCAAGCCCTTATCACTGCGTTGCAGAACCCAGCCCTGTACCCTCACCCTGTGGATGGGTTCCAGCTCATCGAAACGCATATCTCCTGGGTACTGCTCACCGGCGAGTACGCCTACAAGATCAAGAAGCCAATGAACTTCGGCTTCCTCGACTTCACCAGCCTGGACCAGCGCGAGCATTTCTGTAACGAAGAGTTGCGCCTGAACCAGCGCATGACCGACGGCCTGTATCTGGAAGTACTGCCGCTCACCGGTAGCGTCGAAGCGCCGCAGATCGGTGGCGAAGGCAAGGCCATCGAATACGCGCTGAAGATGCGCCAGTTCCCCCAGGGGCAGATGCTCAGCACCCTTCAGGCCAATGGCGAACTGAATGCCGCGCACATCGACCAGATGGCCCGGCAAATCGCTGAGTTCCACCTGCAGACCCCCAAGGTATCTGCCGAGCAGCCCTACGGTTCGCCTGAAAGCGTCATGGCCCCGGTCGAACAGAACTTCGAACAGATCCGCCCATTCCTCAGCGACAAGGCCGACCTGCTGCAACTGGACAACCTGCAGGCTTGGGCACGCAGCAGTTTCGAGCGGCTGCAAGGCCTGTTCGCCTCGCGCAAGGCCAATGGCTTCACCCGCGAGTGCCATGGTGACATCCACCTGGGCAACGCCACCCTGATCGACGGCAAGGTGGTGATCTTCGACTGCATCGAGTTCAACGAACCGTTCCGCATGACCGACGTCTGGGCCGACACCGGCTTCCTCGCCATGGACCTGGAAGATCGCGGCCTCAAGTGCCTGGCACGGCGCTTCATCAGCCAGTACCTGGAGCTGACCGGCGATTATGAAGGCCTGGAAGTGCTCAACTTCTACAAAGCCTATCGCGCCCTGGTACGGGCCAAGGTCGCGCTGTTCAGCATGCCGGCCAATGCCGATGGCGTGCAACGGGCTACTACCCTGCGCACCTACCGCAACTACGCCAACCTGGCAGAAAGCTACAGCGCCATCCCTTCGCGGCTGCTGGCGATCACCCATGGTGTATCGGCAGTGGGCAAAAGCCATGTGGCAATGCGCCTGGTCGAGGCCTTGGGCGCCATTCGCGTGCGCTCGGATGTCGAGCGCAAGCGCCTGTTCGGCGAACAGCCACAAGAGAACGCCGGTCAGCTGACCTCTGGCATTTATGGCCAGGATGCCAGTGCCGCCACTTACCAACGCCTGCACGAGGTCGCCGCAACCGTTCTGCGCGCCGGCTTCCCGGTTGTGCTGGATGCTACCTACCTCAAGCATGAACAGCGCCAGGCTGCGGCAGAGGTCGCCAGCCTGACCGGTGTACCGTTCCTGATCCTCGACTGCCAAGCACCAGAGGCGGTCATCGCCAGCTGGCTGGAGCAGCGTCAGGCCGAAAACAGCGACCCGTCGGATGCCACCCTGGACGTGGTCAAGGCCCAGCAGGCCAGCCGTGAAGCGCTGGATGCGCAGGAGTTGGTGAAGAGCACCCGGGTCGATACCCAGGACGCTGGCAGCATGGACCAGGTGATCGAGCAGATTCGCCAGCGCTTGCCTGGCCTGTAAGTTCGCCGTTTTCCTGTTCTGGCCCTATCGCCGGCAAGCCAGCGCCCACAGGTACACCACTGCACTCGAGGCCTGCGGTGTACCTGTAGGCGCTGGCTTGCCGGCGATGGGGCCAGAACAGGCTACTTCCCAAGGGCAGGCTCATCGCCCCGATGGCAAAAGGCCGCGCATTTCTTAACCCCCGCTACACTCCTCTCTGACCTGCTCGCGATTTATCCCCCAATCCACGTTCAGCCATCGCAAGGAGGCTCGATGAACGATGAATTGCAGCACCTGAAGAACCTTGGCAAGACCTCTGCGCAGTGGCTGCATGCTGCGGGCATCCACAGCGCATCGGATCTGCGGCGCCTGGGTGCGGTGGGTGCATACCAGGCCGTCAAGACACGAGGGTTCCGCGCTTCCAAGGTGCTGTTGTATGCCATTGAAGGCGCCCTGCTGGACATGCATTGGAACGATTTGCCGCTCGAACGCAAAGAAGCGCTCAATCAACAACTGGACGCGAAAAACCCTACGCAAAAAAATCCAAAATAATCGTGGCGAGGGGATTGACTACGAAATGAGAATCGTTATGATTATCACAGCTGGTCGCGAGACTGGTTGGATAAGCTAAGAGCCCCTGGTTCGGACTCTCAGATTATCTCCTCATCAGGCTAATCACGGTTATTGACCCGGCTTTTTGCCGGGTCTTTTTTTGCCTGCGGTTTCAGTGCCGCCTGCTCGGCTTAAGCACCGCTCACACTACTGTCGAAACTGCGCACAATAATCCTGCTCTGGCATGGCCGCCGTGTACCACACGTAATCAGCCTCGCCTGGCTCAACCTGCTCGCCCACCTCGGCAAGCAGCAGTACCTTGCTCTCCCCCAACGCCCCAAGGTCAGCCAGGTGCAAAGGTATGCCCAGGTCCTTGCGCACGTGATAGGCCCCGGCAAACAGCAGTGCCGGCTGCGGCGCCGAGAGCAAACGCTCGGCCATGCGCCGGTCGCGCTGCTGCTGCACGG includes the following:
- the mrcB gene encoding Penicillin-binding protein 1B (*Name mrcB) gives rise to the protein MTRTRNPRTPQKRPTGRSRAWLGWALKLSLVGLVIVAGFAVYLDAVVQEKFSGKRWTIPAKVYARPLELFTGQKLSKSDFLTELDALGYRRESAANGPGAAAVNGNTVDLNTRGFQFYEGMEPAQFVRVRFSGDYVAGLSAANGKALDVVRLEPLMIGGIYPKNLEDRILIKIDQVPKYLLETLVATEDRDFYSHYGVSPKSIARAMWVNTSSGSMRQGGSTLTQQLVKNFYLSSERSLSRKLTEAMMAMLLELHYDKREILEAYLNEVFVGQDGQRAVHGFGLASQFFFSQPLSELKLHQIALLVGMVKGPSYYNPRRYPDRALARRNLVLDLVAEQGVASQAEVDAAKKMPLGVTKRGSLADSSFPAFLDLVKRQLRQDYRDEDLTEEGLRIFTSFDPILQMKAETSMSETFKRLSGRKGADEVESAMVVTNPETGEVQALIGSRQAGFAGFNRAIDAVRPIGSLVKPSVYLTALEQPSKYTLTSWVQDEPFSVKGADGQVWRPQNYDRRPHGTIYLYQGLANSYNLSTAKLGLEVGVPNVIKTIGRLGVNVDWPAFPAMLLGAGGMSPMQVATMYQTIANGGFNTPMRGIRSVLTAEGEPLKRYPFQIQQTFDPGAIYLVQNAMQRVMREGTGRSVYNTLPRSLTLAGKTGTSNDSRDSWFSGFSQDLLAVVWMGRDDNGKTPFTGATGALQVWTSFMKKADPLPLDMPQPDNVVQAWIDPYSGQGSDGSCPGAVQMPYIRGSEPPAGATCGGEQNPAESVMDWVKGWMN
- a CDS encoding putative protein, whose product is MSQALITALQNPALYPHPVDGFQLIETHISWVLLTGEYAYKIKKPMNFGFLDFTSLDQREHFCNEELRLNQRMTDGLYLEVLPLTGSVEAPQIGGEGKAIEYALKMRQFPQGQMLSTLQANGELNAAHIDQMARQIAEFHLQTPKVSAEQPYGSPESVMAPVEQNFEQIRPFLSDKADLLQLDNLQAWARSSFERLQGLFASRKANGFTRECHGDIHLGNATLIDGKVVIFDCIEFNEPFRMTDVWADTGFLAMDLEDRGLKCLARRFISQYLELTGDYEGLEVLNFYKAYRALVRAKVALFSMPANADGVQRATTLRTYRNYANLAESYSAIPSRLLAITHGVSAVGKSHVAMRLVEALGAIRVRSDVERKRLFGEQPQENAGQLTSGIYGQDASAATYQRLHEVAATVLRAGFPVVLDATYLKHEQRQAAAEVASLTGVPFLILDCQAPEAVIASWLEQRQAENSDPSDATLDVVKAQQASREALDAQELVKSTRVDTQDAGSMDQVIEQIRQRLPGL